A window of Gloeothece verrucosa PCC 7822 genomic DNA:
GGCTTTGGTCTTTGTAGTGCTTAAACTCAATGCCAGTGATATTACCGTTTTGGCGGTCATACTCTACCCGAGAAGCGACGGCTTGGTAAAGTATATGAACCCGACCGGTGTCGAAGGCTTTTTTAAGAGTTCGACGGGCATCATATTTGGCTTGAACCGGACAGATAGGAACACAATTAGCGTTTCCTTGACAACGTTCTCCATACTGTACGGGATTAATGCTGGTCAGTCCGTCGGGAACAAAGCCATTACCCTCAATATGTTGAGTGCCAGGGTATTTATAATTCGGGTTCGGTACTCCGTTACGCGCTTGAGGGAAAGTCGAAAAGTTTATATGGTAAGTCTTACCATAGAGTTGAACGGGAGTCCCCTCAACTTTTTCGATGACTTTTTGATCCAAGTAAGAGGGGGGTAGTTTGTACATGGGGAAAACATACCCATCTTGAAATTTAACCCCGAGTTTTTTTTGCTCCTCTACGTCTCCACAAATCCCTAATTCGGCCTCGGCTTTACAATAGTAGGGTTCAATATCATCATAGCTAATGGGCCAATTAAGTCCTTGTCCGTACTTTGTATATAATTCGAAGTCTTCTGGTAACATTCGGGGGGTTTTGGCTTCCCAGTGCATGGTTGTCCCTCCCTGAATCCGGGTATAAGAACCCGAAAGACGCATAGGACCTTTTTCGACAAAATATATATCATCGTCAGTGGGACTTAAAACATTGGGATTAACTGGATAGGGTGAGTTAGCGTTTTTTTCTATTGCACCGTAGAAAGTATTCACATATTTTTGAAAACTCTCTATGGTTAAACCCTTTGCTAGGGAAGCTTCAAGGATTAAAACGTTTTTGCCCTGTTCACTCAATTGTTTAGCAATAATTGAACCTGCTATCCCTGTTCCTACGATGACAACATCATAAAAGGTGTTTGAGACTGTTTCAGGATCGACAATGATAGTTGTCCCATTTAAGCTCATCAGTTACTCCTTAAATTTTATTGAAGAGAGGAAGCGACAATTCAAATTTCCTTTAGGAAAAACAAAATTTTGCTCTTGATAATTTTGCTTTTTGAATTGTTCAGTTGAGGTAATCAAAAGTAGTTTTTATCCAATTTATGACTTACGCACTATCCAGGGAATCATTAGGGTTTGAGATTGTCCGCGATCCTTGGCTAGACCCTTCCTTTCGTCAGGGCTAGGCTACGCCTCGCTACGCGCACGGCTCAGGATGACATAAAATCGTTGTTTTTAATCGAGAGTGCGTAACTCCTACAATTTTATCATCATTTTGTTTAATAATCGCTTTTTTGAGCCTACCCATAAAACTAAATATATAATTCTAAAATTTTATATTTAATTTACCTTGCCTAAGTATTTTTTATCATTTTTAATACTTAAACAATGTTGACTACAGTTCGACAGCATTAAAGCAATTTAAATCAATTGATGAGGATATTTTTATTACTACTTTGTTGTTTTTGGTGTTAGGGTCTGCTTTAAGTTCTAGTCCTCATAATAGTCTAAGAAGGTAACCTTAAAAACGATTTGTTTACAAAACTTAGCGTTTTGTTATTGCCCTAATAGAATGTAACAAGAGAGTCTTTAGTTTTATAATTTAAACCAGACTTATCTACAAAAATATAGAAGGCTAGTTACAAAGTAAATTAGGGTATATTTCGGCTGAAGTATTGTTGAGTTTTTCTCAAGTTTCACTAGCTATATGGGTTAAAAAACTGATACTAGGAGCAAAGAAATATTCACCCCCTTTCATAAAAGCCCACAGTTTAAAAGTGTAATCGACTTTTTCAGGTTTTCCCCATTCTTTTGGCCACTTTTGGTTTCCTTCGGGTTGACCAATGATAGGGTCAGGGCCGGTATTAACTTCAATAAAATTCTTAGGATTAGCCCATCTTATTTGCATAAAGTTAAACTGATTTTCAATATCAGCTTGAAAACAAAGAAATAATAAGCCTGCGCCAGTTTCGGGTTCTTGAGTTGGGTCATTTTCTCCATAACTAACAGCCCGTCTCGCAATTCGATGAATTCTTTCGACTGCTACTGCTTCCTCAAAACCCGGTGAGGATACTACTCGTCCGGTATCGCCACGCGGGTTAGTCTTACGAATATGAGCATGGAAAGGACATTTTAACCCCTGAGTATCTTGCTCATAATTAAAATTATTAGAAGGAGTCACGGCATAAGTGGGAATATTAGATTTTGTAACAGGTGTTCCGTCATAAAAACGACCGACTGCTAATGCACCGGCTAATTCCTCTCCAATATTTAAAGTTTCGGCTAATTTTCGTTTATCCCGTCGAAATGCGGCAACATTTTGTTCAAGTTTTCGATAAACTAAATAACTGCCATAACTATCCTCAGTTTTTCCATTGGGGTCTTTAACTAAGAGAATACCTAAATTAGCTCGAGAATCCCATTGACTAAAATTACAATCATTAGTGCGAGCCTTGACAATATCTCTTTTAGTAAATAAAGGTTGACTTACCCCATCAACAAACCCAAAATGCTCGATAATTTGTCCGGCTTTATTTCTAAGGATAAAACCATCTTCTCGATGCACAATATCTGCTACTAAACGCAGGTCTTGGTTAATGCGGTTAACAAATTGTAATAAATCAACTAAATCATCTTCGGCGATCAAAATTAAGGCATGAATTTCTTGTTGATAACCTTTTTCCCAATCTTTTACTTCTGGATCGTTTAAAAGACCCCGAATTTCCGGATCTTTCATGCCCATTCTAAAAGGCTGATCGCCGGGAATTTGATAGGGTTCATAGCCAAGAACTTCATAACCTTTACGAGTTAAGTAAACATTGGTAAATATCCCGCCTGGAATATTTTCCCGTCGATAGCGAAGGGCTTGTTCTGACTGTTGTTGGGCAGAGGTGACATAATTTTTAGAAAACTCTTGTAACCATTGTTTAGCCGCGTTAATATCATCGGGTTTCCATTGTAGGAATAAAAATACACTGTAGTCTCGCCCATGCCCTTTTAAAATATTGCCTTGTAAGTCTTCGAGCAAGACTTGATATATTCCGGGATTTTCTGTATCAATCCCGTCTTCTAATACCTCATTTAAATTGTCTTCTGTCAGTGCCATTAAATACTCCTATGTTTAACTAAGGTTGAATTGAAAGCAGGTCAATTTTGTCAGAACATTTGAATTAGATTGATTAGGAATAGTAGAAAATACAAAACCTATGGTTAGGCTAGTACAAAAGGTCTGCCAATTTGACCTGCATTCTGTTAAATTCAGCGATGAATTACAAGCAGCATTTTGAGCATCTGTCAAACTATCCACCTGTAACATCAGCCGGATTAATTGAATTGGTTTCTACCCAATGTTCAATGGTATTACGCACACTTTGGTCAACGTATTCTATACGAATACCCAAAGGGCCTTGAGGGCTGGTAATAACCGTGAACGGTATGCTACCCTCTTGGTTACGGAACCAAGCATCAATAGCAATTCCCTCTTTTTCTAAAGCCTCGATGCGGGCTTTCATGTCTTTTTCCCATACGCCTAGGTAAAGAATTTTACCTTCATGCTTGGCCGAAAAAATGCCATCTCCGCTTGCCTCAATTAATTCGTAGTAAGGCGGGCCTTGTCTGGAAAAGGCCACATAGGGATCATGGCGATGAGGTTCGGGGTCTTCTAGGCGAGGAATGTGAAAATATTGTGGGTCAGTGAAGGTAATTCCCAAAACCTCGGAAAAGTTTTTTATGGCTTCTTTAAGGTCGGGAACGATGACACCTATATGAAAATAGGTACTTACTTCACCTTGACACAAGTGAGGATAACCGTGACCATTGGGTTGTTGAGACCCTTCTGGAACAACCGGGCCAAAGGTAAGAATTTCCGGAGGCTGCTCTAGGTAATTCATCATTTCTTGCACTATTTTTGGCAAATATTCCGTGTTTTGATGAAATGTTAAAGCGGCTTGATCGGCATACTGTTCAAAAAAGAGATACTTTCCAGGCTGATCCACCGAACGCACGAATTGAAACAGCTTAGTATCTGGCTCAGAGCTTTGTACTTTGTCTACCAGTACAAGCATGAGTTTTTCTAAATTTGCTTCTTGTCCGTGTTTGGCTTTTAAGGTTGTAGTACAGGTAATCATAATTTCTGCTCTCTTTATGTGGTTTTACTTTTTCAATGGAGGTAGGAGATTATCTGCTGTGTCGTCCTGAATTTTCTTTTCGGCTTCAGGATATAAGAAATACTCAGGCCCTTCATTGGTGAACAATACATAACCGACAGCGCAGCGACTATCGAACCACATTGACAATTCTTTGCCGATTTCTTCGCCCCAGAGAAAATTAACTAATGCCATCGTGCCAGCATTAATAGAACTGCCGCCAGCCATCGTCCACAATTTATGTTCTGGGGCACCAAGCCACATTGTACGGGGGTTGATAACGTTAATTCCCTCCTCTTTCAATCTTCTTAAAACTGGTGGACTGCAAGTTACTTGGGCATCTCCTATTACCCCTGCGCGGTGAATAATTCCTACACCTACACAGTTAGCGGCAATAAATTTCCCCTGTTGTTTATGTCTTCGGATACAGTTTAGGACTCGCTCATCGGCAATAGCTTTTCCCGATCCTTGACCTCCAGGCACATAAAGTACATCAAATAAATCATCGTCTTTTAAGACTGCGTGAGGTTCAACTCTTGACCCCATTTGTAACTCAATGGGTCCGTCATCTAAAGCGACAAGTTTAACTTCTGGTGCTTCATCTTTTCTACCGAGTAGTTCGAGAAGTACCGGCAC
This region includes:
- a CDS encoding DJ-1/PfpI family protein, whose product is MSIKTVGILAYHRCSESDTIVAFEVLRGVPVLLELLGRKDEAPEVKLVALDDGPIELQMGSRVEPHAVLKDDDLFDVLYVPGGQGSGKAIADERVLNCIRRHKQQGKFIAANCVGVGIIHRAGVIGDAQVTCSPPVLRRLKEEGINVINPRTMWLGAPEHKLWTMAGGSSINAGTMALVNFLWGEEIGKELSMWFDSRCAVGYVLFTNEGPEYFLYPEAEKKIQDDTADNLLPPLKK
- a CDS encoding Dyp-type peroxidase, yielding MALTEDNLNEVLEDGIDTENPGIYQVLLEDLQGNILKGHGRDYSVFLFLQWKPDDINAAKQWLQEFSKNYVTSAQQQSEQALRYRRENIPGGIFTNVYLTRKGYEVLGYEPYQIPGDQPFRMGMKDPEIRGLLNDPEVKDWEKGYQQEIHALILIAEDDLVDLLQFVNRINQDLRLVADIVHREDGFILRNKAGQIIEHFGFVDGVSQPLFTKRDIVKARTNDCNFSQWDSRANLGILLVKDPNGKTEDSYGSYLVYRKLEQNVAAFRRDKRKLAETLNIGEELAGALAVGRFYDGTPVTKSNIPTYAVTPSNNFNYEQDTQGLKCPFHAHIRKTNPRGDTGRVVSSPGFEEAVAVERIHRIARRAVSYGENDPTQEPETGAGLLFLCFQADIENQFNFMQIRWANPKNFIEVNTGPDPIIGQPEGNQKWPKEWGKPEKVDYTFKLWAFMKGGEYFFAPSISFLTHIASET
- a CDS encoding GMC family oxidoreductase, encoding MSLNGTTIIVDPETVSNTFYDVVIVGTGIAGSIIAKQLSEQGKNVLILEASLAKGLTIESFQKYVNTFYGAIEKNANSPYPVNPNVLSPTDDDIYFVEKGPMRLSGSYTRIQGGTTMHWEAKTPRMLPEDFELYTKYGQGLNWPISYDDIEPYYCKAEAELGICGDVEEQKKLGVKFQDGYVFPMYKLPPSYLDQKVIEKVEGTPVQLYGKTYHINFSTFPQARNGVPNPNYKYPGTQHIEGNGFVPDGLTSINPVQYGERCQGNANCVPICPVQAKYDARRTLKKAFDTGRVHILYQAVASRVEYDRQNGNITGIEFKHYKDQSLSDYTTGTAKGELYVLATNAVENARLLLSSDLPNTSGMIGRHLMDHPFTLAWALMPEVTGTMRGPLVTSGIGTFRSGEFRRLQSSFAVDIHNDGWGWATGGATPELKDAVDNKNKYGQELQQTLISRISRQLLLAFMCELLPEYDNRVSIDPNYTDKLGNYRPVINYNLPDYSRRTLAYTRKVSRLIFQRLGAEDYTHYDPQDPAYFEFEGEGYAYKGGNHFSGTHIMGLTPQDSVVDSYQCSWDHKNLYIVGAGSMPSIGSSNTTLTLAALSFRTAEQVLNRLNASKVQTANV
- a CDS encoding VOC family protein — translated: MITCTTTLKAKHGQEANLEKLMLVLVDKVQSSEPDTKLFQFVRSVDQPGKYLFFEQYADQAALTFHQNTEYLPKIVQEMMNYLEQPPEILTFGPVVPEGSQQPNGHGYPHLCQGEVSTYFHIGVIVPDLKEAIKNFSEVLGITFTDPQYFHIPRLEDPEPHRHDPYVAFSRQGPPYYELIEASGDGIFSAKHEGKILYLGVWEKDMKARIEALEKEGIAIDAWFRNQEGSIPFTVITSPQGPLGIRIEYVDQSVRNTIEHWVETNSINPADVTGG